The Deferribacterota bacterium nucleotide sequence ATCTCCCTTGCTCTTAGAGAGGCAATATGTGTTAACTTAAATTTTGAACCAAATTTTTCATTGTTAATAGCTTTCTCAACATCGATTAATGGCATCTTAAACCTCCATATTTATAATATTTTCAATCTTTTCTATATCTTGAATTTTACAGTGTTCTGCAATATATATTGCAGAAAGCTCTTCATAAGCCCTATCAAATATATCATTGACAACAAAATAATCATATCTTTTATAATTCATGACCTCTTTTTTGGCACTCTTTATTCTTAGAGCTAATTTCTCTTCACTCTCAGTATTTCTATTTCTAAGCCTCCTCTCAAGCTCTTTTATGCTTGGAGGTAGAATCATAATCAAAATTGCACTTGATATTTTATTTTTTATTTGAAAAGCGCCATTTGGATCAATATCCATTATAACATCTCTTTGTTCACTTAAAATATTTTTTACAAAGTTTTTTGATGTGCCATAATAATCACCATAAACATCTGCCCATTCTAAAAATTCTCTATTTTCAACCATATTTAAAAATTTTTTCTTATCTACAAAAAAATAATCTTTCCCATCTATTTCGTTAGCTCTAGGTTTCCTTGTGGTGTATGAAATAGAATATTTGGCAGTTTCATTAAATTCTTCTAGTAATTTCTTACATAGTGTAGTTTTACCGCAACCACTTGGTGCACTTATAATAAATAACTTTCCTTTTCTTAACATTAATTTTATTATACGATGTTTTGAATCTGTTCCTTTATTTCATTAACATTAGTTTTCGCATTAATAACTAACTTTTTAATCTCAATATCCTCTGCTTTTGAAGCAATAGTGTTAAATTCCCTTAAAAGTTCTTGAGTTAAAAAATCTAATTTTTTACCACAGGGATATTCTTTCTCTGCTATTTCATTAAATTGCGCTATATGAGAATCTATCCTGTCTACCTCTTCCGTGATATCACTCTTTTGTGCAAATATAGCAACCTCTTGCATTATTCTTTCATCCTCTATTTCAGATATTAATAAATCTAATCTCTTTTTTATTTTATTAAATATATTTTTTATTTGACCGTCTGCTTTCTGCCTTATTTTTGAATTTATTAGACTCAAATTTTTTATTTGTTCATCTAGATATCTTTTAATTTTCACGCCCTCTTTTTCTCTCATCTCTTTTAGGTTTAAAACTGCATGTTTAACACCCATAATAATAAACTCTCTAAGCTCATCATCTAACTTGTTCTCCTGTTCATAGACAATAATATTATCACAGGCTAGGATATGTTCAATCTTTATATCATCTAATATATCGCTCTCTTTTTGTATCTCACTTAATATTTTTAAATATTGCCAAAATAACTCCTTATTTAGAATAGGTTTGACAAAAGACTTGACTGACTTTATCGACACATACAAATATATAGAGCCTCTTTTCAAACTATCTTTTATCAAATTTCTCAACTCTAATTCTAATATTTTTAAAGGATTTATTATATTAATAGATATATCAATGTATTTACTATTTAATGATCTAATCTCTACATCTATAGATTGATTTTCGCTGACCTCACTATAGGTCCCATATCCTGACATACTTTCTATCATTTTATTGTTTTTATTTCCCCTTTCATATATACTTTGAATATTAGTAAAGTTAGTAAAGGAGGTCAATATGTTATATGTTACTTCTACAATTGTTATATTAATATTATTACTCTTATTTAGTGCAATTAGGATATTAAATGAGTATGAAAGAGGTGTTGTTTTAAGGCTTGGTAGGTTTGTTGGTGTAAGAGGACCTGGTTTAATTATATTAATACCAGTTATTGAAAAATTATATAAGGTTTCACTTAGAACATTTGTTTTAGATGTGCCTCCACAAGATGTAATAACAAAAGATAATGTATCTGTTAGTGTTAATGCTGTTATCTATTTTAGGGTTGTTCATCCTGATAAGGCTATTTTGGAGGTGCATGATTATTATTTTGCAACAAGTCAAATTGCCCAAACCACGCTAAGGAGCATCTTGGGGCAGTGTGAACTAGATGACATACTATCCCGTAGGGATGAAATAAACATGCAAATACAAGATGTGATAGATAAACAAACAGATCCATGGGGTATTAAAATAATAACTGTAGAGATAAAACATATAGATCTACCACAAACTATGCAAAGAGCAATGGCTAAACAAGCAGAAGCAGAAAGAGAAAGAAGATCAAAGATTATACACGCTGAAGGAGAATTTCAAGCTGCACAAAAATTGTTAGATGCAAGTATGGTTATGTCTAAAAGCCCTATAGCATTGCAATTGAGATATTTACAAACGTTGAGTGAAATTGCTACAGAAAAGAACTCTACCATTGTCTTCCCACTTCCAATAGATTTGCTTAAAGCTTTTCAAAAAAAAGAAGACTAAATAACATAAGAATAGCAAAATGAAAATATTGTATTTTGAAAACCTAAAAACTACGAAAAGACACTATGGATTTCTAAGAGATACCCATGTTCATATAATAGAAGGAAATATATTCGAAAAATTTAACATAACTGATGAAACTATTACACTCGATAATATAAAAATACTGCCCCCAACAAATCCATCTAAAATTATAGGTGTTGGTTTAAATTATGTTGATCATGCAAAGGAAGTAAAAATGAAAATACCAAAAGAGCCTATTTTATTTCTAAAACCTAATTCTTCAGTAATCGGACAAAATGATAATATAGTGCTACCCAACCAATCTAATAAAGTTGAATATGAAGCAGAATTAGCAGTCATTATAAAGAAGAAGGCAAAACAGATAGAGATCTCAAGAGCCAAAGAATACATACTAGGCTATACATGCGCAAATGATGTTACTGCTAGGGATTTACAGCAATCTGACAGTCAATGGACAAGAGCTAAATCTTTTGATACATTTTGCCCTATTGGCCCATTTATTGAAACAGCTTTAGATCCAACTAATCTAGATATCAAACTCTTTTTAAATAAAAAATTGAGGCAAGACTCAAACACAAATTTGATGATCTTTGGAATTTATAAGCTTATTAGCTACATATCACATATTATGACACTATACCCTGGTGATGCTATCCTCACTGGAACACCACCTGGTGTTGGGCCAATTAACAAAGGTGATGAGATAATAGTATCTATTCAGGGAATTGGAGAACTTAGAAATTTCGTAATATAAATTTATTACTCTAAAAAACTAATTATTTAACTAAATTATTAATATCTATATATTATTCTTTTGTATTCTTTAATATATTTATTAATGGTTAATTAAATGTATAAAAAACTATTTAAACTGTGGTATCCCCTAGCTTTTGCTTGGTTAATGATCTCAGCTGAAGGCCCTTTTTTAACAGCAATAGTAGCTAGATTGAATAATCCAGATGAAAATTTAGCTGCCTATGGAATATCTTTTTCAATTGCAATCTTTACTGAATCTTTGGTTATAATGCTATTATCAACCTCTACCCTATTCTCAACTAATAAAGACAATTATTATAAAGTTAGAAAATTTTCTCTATTAATAATCTTAACTTCAACTTTAATAATTATCATTTTCTCGTTACCTCCAACCTTTAAAATAATTGCAGAGTTTATGAGCCTGCCTGAAAAAATAAGATCACTAGCAAATAATTCTGTAATGTTACTTATACCATGGCCAGCGGCAATAGGAATTAGAAGGTTTTATCAAGGACTACTTATGAGAAGTGGTGAAACCTATAAAATTGCCTTCTCAACGTGTTCTAGATTGTTCACTATTGCCTTTGTATCTATAATACTTATGAATTATTCTGCATTACCAGGTGCTTATATTGGCTCATTATCACTAACCCTTGGTGTTGTTTTAGAA carries:
- a CDS encoding slipin family protein, whose protein sequence is MLYVTSTIVILILLLLFSAIRILNEYERGVVLRLGRFVGVRGPGLIILIPVIEKLYKVSLRTFVLDVPPQDVITKDNVSVSVNAVIYFRVVHPDKAILEVHDYYFATSQIAQTTLRSILGQCELDDILSRRDEINMQIQDVIDKQTDPWGIKIITVEIKHIDLPQTMQRAMAKQAEAERERRSKIIHAEGEFQAAQKLLDASMVMSKSPIALQLRYLQTLSEIATEKNSTIVFPLPIDLLKAFQKKED
- a CDS encoding YicC/YloC family endoribonuclease, translating into MIESMSGYGTYSEVSENQSIDVEIRSLNSKYIDISINIINPLKILELELRNLIKDSLKRGSIYLYVSIKSVKSFVKPILNKELFWQYLKILSEIQKESDILDDIKIEHILACDNIIVYEQENKLDDELREFIIMGVKHAVLNLKEMREKEGVKIKRYLDEQIKNLSLINSKIRQKADGQIKNIFNKIKKRLDLLISEIEDERIMQEVAIFAQKSDITEEVDRIDSHIAQFNEIAEKEYPCGKKLDFLTQELLREFNTIASKAEDIEIKKLVINAKTNVNEIKEQIQNIV
- the gmk gene encoding guanylate kinase; this encodes MLRKGKLFIISAPSGCGKTTLCKKLLEEFNETAKYSISYTTRKPRANEIDGKDYFFVDKKKFLNMVENREFLEWADVYGDYYGTSKNFVKNILSEQRDVIMDIDPNGAFQIKNKISSAILIMILPPSIKELERRLRNRNTESEEKLALRIKSAKKEVMNYKRYDYFVVNDIFDRAYEELSAIYIAEHCKIQDIEKIENIINMEV
- a CDS encoding fumarylacetoacetate hydrolase family protein, whose protein sequence is MKILYFENLKTTKRHYGFLRDTHVHIIEGNIFEKFNITDETITLDNIKILPPTNPSKIIGVGLNYVDHAKEVKMKIPKEPILFLKPNSSVIGQNDNIVLPNQSNKVEYEAELAVIIKKKAKQIEISRAKEYILGYTCANDVTARDLQQSDSQWTRAKSFDTFCPIGPFIETALDPTNLDIKLFLNKKLRQDSNTNLMIFGIYKLISYISHIMTLYPGDAILTGTPPGVGPINKGDEIIVSIQGIGELRNFVI